The Exiguobacterium aurantiacum DSM 6208 genome includes a window with the following:
- a CDS encoding putative quinol monooxygenase, whose translation MAYGMIGKLTAIQGERETLLAILLEAATAMEQEAGCEAYRVSVSLDDDAIVVYEVWTSEAAHQQSLALPVTKRLIDQAKPILAGVEQMVTFEPKGTY comes from the coding sequence ATGGCATATGGAATGATCGGCAAGTTGACCGCGATTCAAGGAGAGCGGGAGACGTTGCTGGCGATACTGCTTGAGGCCGCCACGGCGATGGAACAGGAAGCGGGGTGCGAGGCGTATCGGGTGAGCGTCTCGCTCGACGACGACGCGATCGTCGTCTATGAAGTGTGGACAAGTGAGGCCGCCCACCAACAGTCGCTCGCGCTTCCGGTGACAAAGCGATTGATCGATCAGGCGAAGCCGATCTTGGCCGGTGTCGAACAGATGGTGACGTTTGAGCCGAAAGGAACGTATTAA
- a CDS encoding GGDEF domain-containing protein, with protein sequence MGQVVNIFFINISIIYLVLSLTLYLMRHVLPVQVASPLAVRVWFGLAMGLAAVLLTVNSFSVGEARIDLRIIPLALAAAYAGPVGVAVTIGLTLLGRFGLDGMTDQFIRSFGTLGLFFVLSLVLNRLSLRRGHLYSAYLVFGAVLVLFRIAGNIPMHAFTNVFLPYFVITFFGGWMCYWVAKQIETHLRMFRLHTQRATVDELTGLPNRYMTIERLNDVEASGLPWALLVIDVDRFKQLNDTYGHRAGDAVLRRIGTTLRDHCPEAGFVGRYGGEEFVMVTEDTHDADQLAERLVRAVRETTYTFEGQPIPMTISVGVSIANAEPGTVVFERADAALYQAKADGRDQVKIG encoded by the coding sequence TTGGGTCAAGTTGTCAATATCTTCTTCATCAATATCAGCATCATCTATCTCGTCTTGTCGCTCACGCTCTACTTGATGCGGCACGTGTTGCCGGTGCAAGTGGCGTCGCCGCTCGCTGTCCGGGTATGGTTCGGGCTCGCGATGGGGCTCGCGGCCGTCTTGTTGACCGTCAACTCGTTCTCGGTCGGGGAGGCGCGCATCGACCTCCGCATCATTCCGCTCGCTTTGGCGGCGGCGTACGCCGGGCCGGTCGGGGTCGCCGTCACGATTGGGCTGACACTTCTTGGTCGCTTCGGGCTCGACGGCATGACCGATCAGTTCATCCGCTCGTTCGGCACACTCGGCCTGTTCTTCGTCTTATCGCTCGTCTTGAATCGATTGTCACTGCGGCGCGGTCACTTATACTCGGCCTATCTCGTGTTTGGGGCCGTGCTCGTCTTATTCCGCATCGCCGGAAATATTCCGATGCACGCGTTCACGAATGTGTTCCTGCCGTATTTCGTCATCACATTCTTCGGCGGCTGGATGTGCTACTGGGTCGCGAAACAGATCGAGACACATTTACGCATGTTCCGGCTCCATACGCAACGGGCGACCGTTGACGAGTTGACAGGGCTACCGAACCGTTATATGACGATCGAACGGTTGAACGACGTCGAGGCGTCGGGCCTCCCATGGGCGCTCCTCGTCATCGACGTCGACCGGTTCAAACAGTTGAACGATACATATGGCCACCGGGCCGGGGATGCGGTGTTGCGTCGAATCGGGACGACGCTCCGCGACCATTGTCCGGAAGCTGGCTTCGTCGGACGTTACGGCGGGGAAGAGTTCGTCATGGTGACCGAGGACACGCATGATGCCGATCAGCTCGCCGAACGCCTCGTCCGTGCGGTCCGAGAGACGACGTATACGTTCGAGGGCCAACCGATTCCGATGACGATCTCGGTCGGGGTGTCGATCGCGAACGCCGAACCGGGCACGGTCGTGTTCGAGCGGGCCGACGCGGCGCTCTATCAGGCGAAGGCGGACGGGCGCGACCAAGTGAAGATCGGGTAA
- a CDS encoding DUF6470 family protein, whose protein sequence is MRQTHAAIQMTSNRPVLEMRQGRADMTMTQGKAEMTQRTTQGTLEVDSSVAWSESNLKGALELGRHFGGLGEQGAREATSMAAREGDQLMRIENGNPIPQIAASKVNDPYPVVDLDFMPKSIDRVKLTYTPADVKIEWNVTPAQIDVSLTPADISFTPWTTDISLRQQASLEMWAVGGMYDETR, encoded by the coding sequence ATGCGGCAGACGCATGCCGCCATCCAAATGACGTCGAACCGACCCGTGCTCGAGATGAGACAAGGCCGGGCCGACATGACGATGACGCAAGGGAAGGCCGAGATGACGCAACGGACGACACAAGGGACGCTCGAGGTCGACTCGTCGGTCGCTTGGAGCGAGAGCAACTTAAAAGGCGCGCTCGAACTCGGCCGTCACTTCGGCGGGCTCGGTGAACAAGGGGCGCGTGAGGCGACGAGCATGGCCGCCCGCGAAGGCGACCAGCTCATGCGCATCGAGAACGGCAACCCGATTCCACAGATTGCCGCGAGCAAAGTGAACGACCCGTATCCGGTCGTCGACCTCGATTTCATGCCGAAGTCGATCGACCGCGTCAAGTTGACGTACACGCCGGCGGATGTCAAAATCGAGTGGAACGTGACACCGGCACAGATTGATGTATCGCTCACCCCGGCCGACATCTCGTTCACGCCATGGACGACGGACATCTCGCTCCGTCAACAGGCGTCGCTCGAGATGTGGGCGGTCGGTGGGATGTATGATGAGACGCGTTGA
- a CDS encoding DMT family transporter, protein MRPLILGVFAALFFASTFVLNEAMHIGGGHWAYSASLRFLFMIPLLVLVVAMRGGLGRVRKELASDPVPWLVWGTVGFGLFYVPICIAAVEAPPWLIAGTWQVTILAGALLSPLFKKTDGTREQIPWTALRFSGIILFGVVLMQVEFLQTFEPRFLLIGVLPVLLAAFAYPLGNRKMMAHTDLDVFERILGMCVGSLPVWLLLFGYGLTTGVPSGAQVSQTLLVALLSGVIATVLFFKATDLVKHDMGRLATVEGTQALEVLFALVGEILILQAGLPSGLSLVGIGIVMLGVTLHSRASLKVMERSVAIDRYGKEG, encoded by the coding sequence ATGCGTCCGCTCATCCTCGGCGTGTTCGCCGCGCTCTTTTTCGCGAGCACGTTCGTCTTAAATGAAGCCATGCATATCGGGGGCGGCCACTGGGCGTATAGCGCCTCGCTCCGCTTCTTGTTCATGATTCCACTCCTCGTCTTAGTCGTCGCCATGCGCGGCGGATTGGGACGGGTACGAAAGGAACTCGCAAGCGACCCGGTGCCGTGGCTCGTCTGGGGGACGGTCGGGTTCGGCCTGTTTTACGTCCCGATTTGTATCGCCGCCGTCGAGGCACCGCCTTGGCTCATCGCCGGCACGTGGCAAGTGACGATTCTCGCCGGGGCGCTCTTGTCGCCGCTCTTCAAAAAAACGGACGGGACGCGCGAACAGATTCCGTGGACGGCGCTCCGGTTCTCCGGGATCATCCTATTCGGTGTCGTCCTCATGCAAGTCGAGTTTTTACAGACGTTCGAGCCGCGCTTCCTGCTGATCGGCGTCTTGCCAGTGCTCCTCGCCGCGTTCGCCTATCCGCTCGGCAACCGGAAGATGATGGCCCACACCGACCTCGACGTGTTCGAGCGCATCCTCGGCATGTGCGTCGGCTCGCTCCCGGTATGGTTGTTGTTGTTCGGCTACGGGCTGACGACCGGTGTGCCGTCGGGGGCGCAAGTGTCGCAGACGCTCCTCGTCGCGTTACTGTCCGGCGTCATCGCGACGGTGCTCTTCTTCAAGGCGACCGACCTCGTCAAACACGACATGGGCCGGCTCGCGACGGTCGAGGGGACACAGGCGCTCGAGGTGCTGTTCGCGCTCGTCGGCGAGATTTTGATTTTACAGGCGGGGCTGCCGTCAGGGCTGTCGCTCGTAGGAATTGGGATTGTCATGCTCGGCGTCACGTTGCATAGCCGGGCTTCACTCAAAGTGATGGAAAGGTCAGTCGCGATCGACCGTTACGGGAAGGAGGGATGA
- the fliW gene encoding flagellar assembly protein FliW has product MFIETDYFGKIEVKEEETISFVSEIPGFPESKTFALIPYGDDLPFWSLQSLEDKACAFVVTNPFWHKPDYAFELTDGAKDQLGIDEAEHVSVYAIVTLREPFETSTLNLKAPIVIETNERRGKQVILDDAYPARFPLGGQKSEVR; this is encoded by the coding sequence ATGTTCATTGAGACAGATTATTTTGGCAAGATCGAAGTGAAAGAAGAAGAGACGATCTCGTTCGTCAGTGAGATCCCGGGGTTCCCGGAGTCGAAGACGTTCGCGCTCATCCCGTACGGTGACGACCTTCCGTTTTGGTCGCTCCAGTCGCTTGAGGACAAGGCGTGCGCCTTCGTCGTGACGAACCCGTTCTGGCATAAGCCGGACTACGCGTTCGAGTTGACGGACGGGGCGAAAGACCAGCTCGGCATCGACGAGGCCGAACACGTCTCGGTGTATGCGATCGTCACCCTCCGCGAGCCGTTCGAGACGTCGACGCTCAACTTGAAGGCCCCGATCGTCATCGAGACGAACGAGCGCCGCGGCAAACAAGTCATCTTAGACGATGCCTACCCGGCCCGCTTCCCGCTCGGCGGTCAGAAAAGTGAGGTGCGCTGA
- the flgL gene encoding flagellar hook-associated protein FlgL codes for MRVTQTMLTQTNLKHLSSSYNALAKVQEQLISGKRIQRASEDPVVAMQGIRYRTEVREIDQFRRNVSEATSWMDLTDSTLNEVTEAVKRIRELTTQASNDTYESSQRAIIKSEIDQLVEHIGSLANAKSGEKYIYNGTKTDQPLIDMAALKAFLADPAADVDSIYTGGVPTDSGKIAFEVSKGITMQVNMQPETVFGRELFEGLRDLSRLLGDETTGGADLSAQLATLDTLGQNLITERAELGARANRLELVDNRLQDHEIIAKTIMSNNEDIDIERVIMELKSHETVHRAALSAGARIIQPTLLDFLR; via the coding sequence ATGCGTGTCACACAGACGATGCTCACACAGACGAACTTGAAGCACTTGTCGTCGAGCTATAACGCGCTCGCGAAAGTGCAAGAACAACTGATCAGCGGGAAACGGATTCAACGTGCCTCGGAAGACCCGGTCGTCGCGATGCAAGGCATCCGCTACCGGACCGAGGTGCGCGAGATCGACCAGTTCCGCCGCAACGTCAGCGAGGCGACGAGCTGGATGGACTTGACCGATTCGACGCTGAACGAAGTCACGGAAGCCGTCAAACGAATCCGCGAACTGACGACGCAAGCGTCGAACGACACGTACGAGTCGTCGCAGCGGGCGATCATCAAGAGTGAGATCGACCAGCTCGTCGAACATATCGGGTCGCTCGCGAACGCGAAGTCGGGCGAGAAGTACATTTATAACGGCACGAAGACGGATCAACCGCTCATCGACATGGCGGCGCTGAAGGCGTTCCTCGCCGACCCGGCCGCGGACGTCGATTCGATTTATACGGGCGGCGTGCCGACGGACAGCGGCAAGATCGCCTTCGAGGTGTCAAAAGGCATCACGATGCAAGTGAACATGCAGCCGGAGACGGTGTTCGGCCGGGAGCTGTTCGAAGGACTCCGTGACCTCAGCCGCCTGCTCGGCGACGAGACGACGGGCGGGGCCGACTTATCGGCCCAGCTCGCGACGCTCGACACGCTCGGACAGAACTTGATCACGGAACGGGCCGAGCTCGGAGCGCGCGCGAACCGGCTCGAACTCGTCGACAACCGTCTGCAAGACCACGAGATCATCGCGAAGACGATCATGTCGAACAACGAGGACATCGACATCGAGCGCGTCATCATGGAGCTCAAATCCCATGAGACGGTGCACCGGGCCGCACTGTCGGCCGGTGCCCGCATCATCCAGCCGACGCTCCTCGATTTCCTTCGGTAA
- a CDS encoding methyl-accepting chemotaxis protein has translation MKIFKNFTTQLLAWILVTSIVTGGSVGYITLLLLTELEMAKGQVMLVGTAVSLLISIIGSIVIYLIARRPLKAIESASDKAVQVGNGDLTVEFANEKTNDRSEMGRLLLSMDNMVGHLREQGTNMRYTADQLTGSAQEIAAAVQEGNVAGENIRQAMDALNKMLDDNVNATYSSMDLLGAVARTMENIRQEMGSALNAASEMQQEAESGKGLASSSVDAMHAIAGKVEQSSTLNSKLTEMTGEISRITDVISDISAQTNLLALNASIEAARAGEHGRGFAVVAAEVKKLAEQTANSTQEITDLIVDVKRLVGDTSSSMANVKAEVETGVGLVEKAGGAFATIHNSANEVYSHVHSVDALLDESRGQIDSVVTNSAGIVGMVEEASRYATEVTSAASQQAASLGEVNGAMTELVRVAESLQNETEQVKVEV, from the coding sequence GTGAAGATTTTCAAAAACTTTACGACCCAGCTGCTCGCGTGGATTTTGGTCACATCCATCGTGACGGGCGGTTCGGTCGGGTACATCACGCTTCTATTGCTCACGGAGCTCGAGATGGCGAAAGGACAGGTCATGCTCGTCGGGACGGCCGTGTCGCTTCTCATTTCAATTATCGGCAGTATCGTCATCTACTTGATCGCGCGCCGTCCGCTCAAGGCGATCGAGTCGGCGTCGGACAAGGCGGTCCAAGTCGGTAACGGCGACTTGACGGTCGAGTTCGCGAACGAGAAGACGAACGACCGCTCGGAGATGGGCCGTCTGCTTCTATCGATGGACAACATGGTCGGACACTTGCGGGAGCAAGGCACGAACATGCGCTATACGGCCGACCAATTGACGGGTTCGGCGCAAGAGATCGCGGCGGCCGTCCAAGAAGGCAACGTCGCCGGCGAGAACATCCGCCAAGCGATGGACGCATTGAACAAGATGCTCGATGACAACGTCAACGCGACGTACAGCTCGATGGATTTGCTCGGGGCCGTCGCCCGGACGATGGAGAACATCCGTCAAGAGATGGGCTCGGCTTTGAATGCGGCGAGTGAGATGCAACAAGAGGCCGAGAGCGGGAAAGGGCTCGCCTCGTCGTCAGTCGATGCGATGCATGCGATCGCCGGCAAGGTCGAGCAGTCGTCGACGCTCAACAGCAAGTTGACAGAAATGACAGGTGAGATTTCACGGATCACGGATGTCATCAGTGACATTTCGGCACAGACGAACCTGTTGGCGTTGAACGCATCAATCGAAGCGGCCCGGGCCGGGGAACACGGACGCGGATTCGCGGTCGTTGCGGCCGAGGTCAAGAAGCTCGCCGAACAGACGGCGAACTCGACGCAAGAGATCACGGATTTGATTGTCGACGTCAAACGTCTCGTCGGCGACACGTCGTCATCGATGGCGAACGTGAAAGCGGAAGTGGAAACAGGGGTTGGTCTTGTCGAGAAGGCGGGTGGCGCGTTCGCGACGATTCACAACTCGGCGAACGAAGTATATAGCCACGTCCATTCGGTCGATGCACTCTTAGATGAGTCGCGTGGGCAAATCGACTCGGTCGTCACGAACTCGGCTGGTATCGTCGGCATGGTCGAAGAGGCGTCACGTTACGCCACGGAAGTCACGTCGGCGGCGAGCCAGCAGGCGGCAAGTCTCGGTGAAGTGAACGGCGCGATGACGGAGCTCGTACGTGTTGCGGAAAGTTTGCAGAATGAGACGGAGCAAGTTAAGGTTGAAGTGTAA
- a CDS encoding IS1182 family transposase, translated as MMPDLPNMPPSPYAALYDLLIPADDELRLIHDLVSFDFITDLLEDTYCHDNGRMAVHPVRMFKYLFLKAHSNLSDVDLVRRAKTDLTYKYFLDLAPEDDVINPSSLTKFRRQRMDDDELLDKLIGHTVEVAKGMGLLKGRTLIVDATHSRARYGQKPIRQAIIDETKRLRQACYQSSVDAKGRFPEKVDEEDIDQLLAYALAVAETVETGMPELMFREHIRDQVNRVRELAEDAHVELQVSKDSDARTGHKSADSSFFGYKHHLAMTEEGIITAVVVTSGEVADGPQLASLVEKSHLAGAEFDHIVGDAAYSGRDNLIYAASQGCKLVAPLNPRVYSPADNRGEGFTYNKDAERYVCPAGHMAIRKARTGTKDIGKNQKETHYFDIELCKQCSLRNGCYKNGAKSKTYSVSLKSREHSEQYEYEQTDEFKDYRRKRFAIEAKNSQLKNPQGLARNKTSDLKGMTLQGVMAIIAVNLKRIIALRKENTG; from the coding sequence ATGATGCCTGACCTGCCCAACATGCCGCCGAGCCCGTATGCGGCCCTCTATGACCTGTTGATTCCGGCCGATGACGAACTGCGGCTCATCCATGACCTCGTCTCGTTCGATTTTATCACGGACCTACTCGAGGATACGTATTGCCACGACAACGGTCGGATGGCCGTCCATCCTGTCCGGATGTTCAAATATCTGTTCCTGAAGGCGCATTCGAACCTGTCCGACGTCGACCTCGTCAGACGGGCGAAGACCGACCTCACCTACAAATATTTTCTGGACCTGGCACCGGAAGATGACGTCATCAACCCCTCCTCGCTCACGAAGTTCCGTCGTCAGCGCATGGACGACGACGAGCTGCTCGACAAGTTGATCGGGCACACGGTCGAGGTCGCGAAAGGGATGGGGCTGCTCAAGGGACGGACATTGATCGTCGACGCGACCCATTCACGGGCCCGGTACGGGCAGAAACCGATCAGACAGGCAATCATCGACGAGACGAAACGCCTGAGACAAGCGTGCTACCAATCATCGGTCGATGCGAAAGGTCGTTTCCCGGAAAAGGTCGACGAGGAGGATATCGACCAACTCCTCGCCTATGCGCTTGCCGTCGCAGAGACCGTCGAGACCGGGATGCCCGAGCTGATGTTTCGCGAGCACATCCGAGACCAGGTGAACCGGGTGCGTGAGCTAGCGGAGGATGCGCATGTCGAGCTGCAGGTGTCCAAAGACAGCGATGCCCGGACGGGGCACAAGAGTGCCGACTCGTCGTTCTTCGGCTACAAGCACCATCTCGCGATGACGGAGGAGGGCATCATCACGGCTGTCGTCGTCACATCTGGCGAGGTGGCAGACGGGCCACAATTGGCGAGTCTTGTTGAGAAGAGCCATCTAGCCGGTGCCGAGTTCGACCACATCGTGGGTGACGCCGCCTATTCTGGCCGTGACAACCTGATTTACGCTGCCTCACAAGGATGTAAGCTTGTCGCCCCGTTGAATCCGCGTGTCTATTCGCCGGCTGATAACCGCGGTGAGGGGTTCACCTACAACAAGGATGCCGAACGCTACGTCTGCCCCGCCGGGCACATGGCCATCCGGAAGGCCCGGACAGGGACAAAGGACATCGGTAAAAATCAGAAAGAAACGCATTATTTCGATATCGAGCTCTGTAAGCAATGCTCGTTGCGCAATGGCTGTTACAAGAATGGTGCAAAATCGAAAACGTACAGCGTGTCCTTGAAATCGAGGGAGCATAGCGAACAGTACGAGTACGAGCAGACGGATGAGTTCAAGGACTATCGCCGCAAGCGCTTCGCCATCGAGGCGAAAAATAGTCAATTGAAGAACCCACAAGGTCTGGCGCGCAACAAGACGTCAGACCTGAAAGGCATGACGTTACAGGGCGTGATGGCAATCATTGCGGTCAACCTGAAGCGAATCATCGCCCTTCGAAAAGAAAATACAGGATGA
- the csrA gene encoding carbon storage regulator CsrA yields MLVLKRKQGEAIHIGDDVTLTVLAIEGDQVKLGIDAPRHIDIHRHEVYVQMQAENESARDSANLMRQMMQNKSEA; encoded by the coding sequence ATGCTCGTATTGAAACGAAAACAAGGCGAGGCGATCCATATCGGTGACGACGTGACGCTGACGGTGCTCGCGATCGAGGGCGACCAAGTGAAGCTCGGCATCGACGCGCCGCGCCATATCGACATCCATCGCCACGAAGTGTACGTCCAGATGCAGGCCGAGAATGAGTCGGCCCGGGACAGTGCCAACTTGATGCGACAGATGATGCAAAACAAGTCGGAAGCGTGA
- a CDS encoding YitT family protein → MKREHNPIKGTELVAKGLLLLFGAFIFAIGLEAFLVPNQIIDGGIVGVSIIVSYLSGTKLAIWLVLFNLPFIYFGYRQIGKTFAVVTLTAILLMSGFTILLHNVEPFTDDLLLSTVFGGFLLGVGIGLVIRAGGSLDGTEILAVSFTNRLPFSVGEIVMFFNIFILGTAGFVFSWDRAMYSLLTYFIAFKTIDVVLEGLDQSKTAWIITTSPEDVGQAIMDRLGRGVTYLHGEGAYTGDGKKVVFTVISRLEETKLKDILDDYDEKAFLAIGNIHDVRGGQFKKKNIH, encoded by the coding sequence TTGAAGCGCGAACATAACCCGATCAAAGGGACGGAACTCGTCGCCAAAGGACTCCTCCTCTTGTTCGGCGCCTTCATCTTCGCCATCGGGCTCGAGGCGTTCCTCGTCCCGAACCAAATCATCGACGGCGGCATCGTCGGGGTGTCGATCATCGTGTCGTACTTGTCCGGCACGAAACTCGCCATCTGGCTCGTCCTCTTCAACTTGCCGTTCATCTACTTCGGCTATCGTCAGATCGGGAAGACGTTCGCCGTCGTCACGTTGACGGCGATCCTCCTCATGTCAGGCTTCACGATTCTGCTACATAACGTCGAGCCGTTCACGGACGACCTGCTCTTGTCGACCGTCTTCGGTGGCTTCTTGCTCGGCGTCGGAATCGGCCTCGTCATCCGCGCCGGCGGATCGCTCGACGGGACGGAAATTTTGGCCGTATCGTTCACGAATCGGCTCCCGTTCTCGGTCGGCGAGATCGTCATGTTCTTCAACATCTTCATCCTCGGGACGGCCGGTTTCGTCTTCAGCTGGGACCGGGCGATGTACTCGCTCCTCACCTACTTCATCGCCTTCAAGACGATTGACGTTGTCTTGGAGGGGCTCGACCAATCGAAGACGGCGTGGATCATCACGACGTCGCCTGAAGACGTCGGCCAGGCGATCATGGACCGGCTCGGCCGCGGCGTGACGTACTTGCACGGGGAAGGCGCCTATACGGGCGACGGGAAGAAAGTCGTCTTCACGGTCATCAGCCGACTCGAAGAGACGAAGCTGAAAGACATCCTCGACGACTATGACGAGAAGGCGTTCCTCGCCATCGGCAACATCCACGACGTCCGGGGCGGACAGTTCAAGAAGAAAAATATCCACTAA
- a CDS encoding GNAT family N-acetyltransferase, which produces MNYTVEEVRQPEDVRTLEETVNTFDGIDVKVGHEAVGQNDYAVYADDLLVGYLMLFPYLENEYEVNALVHPDYRKQGVFKALLETAKRDAKANGCEAFTFVIDRKSKSGKAVVDHLGAAYRFSEYNLVLKKAELFLKPNEVSLREATDADRPLIIETLSEAFGDPVDVTENIYSQIDTTDRVTYIGEVEGRPVGVIRALLSGDDAGSIHAFGVRASEQGKGYGSKMLKQMVQQLFRMGRTKLELDVETENKAALEIYKRAGFAENGGYEFYLLEL; this is translated from the coding sequence ATGAACTATACAGTAGAAGAAGTAAGACAACCAGAAGACGTGAGAACGCTCGAAGAAACGGTCAACACGTTTGACGGAATCGACGTCAAAGTCGGCCATGAGGCGGTCGGACAGAACGACTACGCGGTTTACGCGGACGATTTGCTCGTCGGGTATTTGATGTTGTTCCCGTATCTCGAGAACGAATACGAAGTGAACGCGCTCGTCCATCCGGATTACCGGAAGCAAGGTGTGTTCAAGGCGCTCTTGGAGACGGCGAAGCGGGACGCGAAAGCGAACGGCTGCGAGGCGTTCACGTTCGTCATCGACCGGAAGTCGAAGTCTGGCAAGGCGGTCGTCGACCACCTTGGTGCGGCGTATCGGTTCTCCGAGTACAACCTCGTCTTGAAGAAGGCGGAACTGTTCTTGAAGCCGAACGAGGTGTCGCTCCGCGAGGCGACGGACGCCGACCGTCCGCTCATCATCGAGACGCTATCTGAGGCGTTCGGTGACCCTGTGGACGTGACGGAAAATATCTATAGCCAAATCGACACGACGGACCGCGTGACGTATATCGGCGAGGTCGAAGGTCGTCCGGTCGGCGTCATCCGCGCGCTCCTCTCAGGCGACGACGCGGGAAGCATCCACGCGTTCGGTGTCCGGGCGAGCGAGCAAGGCAAAGGCTACGGCTCGAAGATGTTGAAGCAGATGGTCCAGCAGCTGTTCCGCATGGGCCGGACGAAGCTCGAACTCGACGTCGAGACGGAGAATAAGGCCGCGCTCGAGATTTACAAGCGGGCCGGTTTCGCGGAGAATGGCGGATATGAGTTTTACCTATTAGAACTGTGA
- a CDS encoding YitT family protein: MKCKERKGTMKRTKWRVNLIMNVIGGLIAAYGLESVLIPNNVSDGGITGLSIVGSQLFGLPLGIFIAILNVPFIYLGYKQIGKSFAILSVTGIASLSIGTVVMHHVPTIIEGDALLITVVGGIIIGLGMGLALRNGGALDGIDMLAVLLSRKLPFSTSDLILFLNAFVFIVVSTVFGLQGAVLSAIAYFIASKVIHIVEEGLSGAKTFNIITSAPDEMVETIRDRLGRSVTLKSIQGSYSKAAYHEITCVINRLEERKLKDIIDHVDPEAFVVVYEVTEVKGGTFQKRDIH, translated from the coding sequence ATGAAATGTAAGGAAAGGAAGGGTACTATGAAACGAACAAAATGGAGAGTCAACCTCATCATGAACGTCATCGGGGGTTTGATCGCCGCTTATGGACTCGAGTCGGTCCTTATCCCGAACAACGTCTCCGACGGGGGCATCACCGGCCTCAGCATCGTCGGTTCTCAGCTGTTCGGCTTGCCGCTCGGGATCTTCATCGCCATCTTGAACGTCCCGTTCATCTATCTCGGCTATAAACAAATCGGCAAGAGCTTCGCGATCTTGTCGGTCACCGGTATCGCCTCGCTCTCGATCGGCACCGTCGTCATGCACCACGTCCCGACGATCATCGAAGGGGACGCGCTCCTCATCACGGTCGTCGGCGGGATCATCATCGGTCTCGGCATGGGGCTCGCGCTTCGGAACGGGGGCGCGCTCGACGGGATCGACATGCTCGCCGTCTTATTGTCGCGGAAGCTGCCGTTCAGCACGAGCGACTTGATCCTCTTCTTGAACGCGTTCGTCTTCATCGTCGTCTCGACGGTGTTCGGGCTCCAAGGCGCGGTCTTGTCAGCCATCGCCTACTTCATCGCCTCGAAAGTGATTCATATCGTCGAGGAGGGCCTGAGCGGGGCGAAGACGTTCAACATCATCACGAGCGCACCCGACGAGATGGTTGAGACGATTCGTGACCGGCTCGGACGGAGCGTGACGCTCAAATCGATTCAAGGCTCGTACTCGAAAGCGGCGTACCATGAGATCACATGCGTCATCAACCGGCTCGAGGAGCGGAAGTTGAAAGACATCATCGATCACGTCGACCCGGAAGCGTTCGTCGTCGTGTATGAAGTGACGGAAGTGAAAGGCGGCACGTTCCAAAAGCGCGACATCCACTGA